A stretch of the Sulfurimonas sp. HSL3-1 genome encodes the following:
- the ccoG gene encoding cytochrome c oxidase accessory protein CcoG yields MSQAEVSGQAGSAKVSKKEYLKGWVSYRVKRYWFFVGMTIVSLVLPWITINGNHIFLLSFDKLKLHLAFVQFDMQEMYLMPFILMILFIGVFGMTVLGGRVFCGWVCPQTIFRVIYRDLIETKILKLRKRIKNKQKEPDWSKPENKAKRVVAIALWTALSLLATANFLWFFVPPEDFFPYLLNAGDHLILVGILLITTLFLVVDVVWFKENWCVYVCPYSRIQSVLYDEDTVMAIYDPHRGGEIYDEAKHKQYTKQKDLQAVEPNAECTTCESCVTVCPTHIDIRQGLQLECINCLECVDACTEVMGALGRPSLVRWSSEKEVLFQKGKTHYLRPKIIGYAVVLVIIMVVLGMMGSKKEHMLLNINKENRLYAIEKTPEGKTLVENDYIFLLQNTQDKDHKFYFDIEAPKGMEGKIKILKPTKPFTVHPGVKKKKIVRLYTTEELVKDERKDTVLPIKIHAYAIDDKEKIAVDRESTFIFPRYDKYEAAE; encoded by the coding sequence GTGAGTCAGGCAGAAGTCTCAGGCCAGGCCGGATCGGCCAAGGTCAGTAAGAAAGAGTATTTAAAAGGGTGGGTATCCTACCGCGTAAAACGCTACTGGTTTTTCGTGGGGATGACCATCGTGTCACTGGTACTGCCGTGGATTACGATCAACGGCAACCATATTTTCCTGCTGAGCTTTGACAAGCTCAAACTGCACCTGGCGTTTGTCCAGTTCGACATGCAGGAAATGTACCTCATGCCGTTCATTCTGATGATCCTTTTTATCGGGGTCTTCGGGATGACGGTGCTCGGCGGCCGCGTTTTCTGCGGCTGGGTCTGTCCGCAGACGATCTTCCGCGTCATCTACCGTGACCTGATCGAAACGAAGATCCTGAAACTGCGCAAGCGGATCAAGAACAAGCAGAAAGAGCCCGACTGGAGCAAGCCGGAGAACAAGGCCAAGCGTGTTGTCGCCATTGCGCTCTGGACGGCGCTCTCCCTGCTGGCGACGGCGAACTTCCTGTGGTTCTTCGTCCCGCCGGAGGACTTTTTCCCGTACCTGCTGAACGCGGGTGACCACCTGATCCTCGTCGGGATCCTGCTGATCACAACGCTCTTCCTGGTCGTGGATGTCGTCTGGTTCAAAGAGAACTGGTGTGTCTACGTCTGTCCCTACTCCCGTATCCAGTCGGTCCTGTACGACGAAGATACGGTGATGGCGATCTACGATCCGCACCGCGGTGGCGAGATCTACGACGAAGCGAAGCACAAGCAGTACACGAAACAGAAGGATCTGCAGGCGGTCGAGCCAAATGCGGAGTGTACGACCTGTGAAAGCTGTGTGACCGTCTGTCCGACCCATATCGATATCCGCCAGGGGTTGCAGCTCGAGTGTATCAACTGCCTCGAGTGTGTCGACGCCTGTACGGAAGTTATGGGTGCGCTCGGACGTCCGTCGCTGGTCCGCTGGTCGAGCGAAAAAGAGGTGCTGTTCCAGAAAGGCAAAACGCACTACCTGCGTCCGAAGATCATCGGGTATGCCGTCGTCCTGGTGATCATCATGGTCGTTCTCGGTATGATGGGAAGCAAGAAGGAGCATATGCTGCTTAACATCAACAAAGAGAACCGTCTCTATGCCATCGAGAAAACGCCGGAAGGCAAAACGCTGGTCGAGAACGATTACATCTTCCTGCTGCAGAATACGCAGGATAAAGACCACAAGTTCTATTTCGACATCGAGGCACCGAAGGGGATGGAAGGCAAGATCAAAATTCTCAAGCCGACCAAACCCTTCACCGTCCATCCGGGCGTGAAGAAGAAGAAAATCGTCCGCCTCTATACGACGGAGGAGCTGGTTAAGGATGAGCGTAAGGATACGGTACTGCCGATCAAGATCCACGCCTATGCCATCGACGACAAAGAGAAGATCGCCGTCGACCGCGAATCAACCTTTATCTTCCCGCGCTACGACAAATACGAGGCGGCGGAATAA